A window of the Isosphaera pallida ATCC 43644 genome harbors these coding sequences:
- the truD gene encoding tRNA pseudouridine(13) synthase TruD, which yields MKLKRLPEDFLVEERLLIPLTDPRALPTSDLDCDDSQAQGVSSGSESSLGQTSSDQPIARGEFVLYRLTKIGLGTPEALEAIRRRWNLPRASLSVGGLKDRHARTIQYLTIRRGPWRRLRQSRLELVPVGTMSRPYGPRDFAGNRFSLVLRDLDRDALERAKRGLESLERDGLPNYFDDQRFGSVGFTGEFQAASWLKGDHARALWLAIAQANPLDRPHARHEKELLRAHWGDWLAAKAALPRGHARSLVTYLVDHPEDFRGAFARLRYDDRSIAFSAFQSHIWNLALASWIRHHLPETRRLEIPFKLGPLPIPHHLDPFHAETLNHLRVPLPSARNPKPVGEWAGHFARALDPFGLTWDDLRVRHLKDLFLSKGDRPALIRPERVRFESQPDELYPRRSKLILQFDLPRGSYATILVKRITAFVESLERGRSFTLGPPSQPSETRGGDHDELSPPSLPQPRRRRPQPRRKRPGFNPLADDRFTP from the coding sequence GTGAAGCTCAAGCGTCTCCCCGAGGATTTCCTCGTCGAAGAACGCCTCTTGATTCCCTTGACCGATCCGCGCGCCCTGCCAACGAGTGATCTCGATTGTGATGATTCCCAGGCCCAGGGTGTTTCAAGCGGTTCGGAATCCAGCCTTGGTCAGACTTCTTCTGACCAGCCTATCGCTCGCGGCGAGTTTGTGCTTTACCGACTCACTAAGATCGGTTTGGGCACCCCCGAAGCTCTGGAAGCGATTCGGCGGCGCTGGAACCTGCCGAGGGCAAGCCTCTCGGTAGGCGGTCTGAAGGATCGGCACGCCCGAACCATTCAGTACCTCACCATTCGGCGGGGGCCGTGGCGGCGGCTGCGGCAATCCCGGCTCGAATTGGTGCCGGTAGGGACCATGAGTCGTCCCTACGGTCCCCGCGACTTCGCGGGTAATCGTTTTAGTCTGGTTTTGCGCGACCTTGATCGCGACGCTCTTGAGCGAGCGAAGCGCGGCCTGGAGTCGCTGGAGCGCGACGGCCTGCCCAACTATTTCGACGACCAGCGGTTTGGCTCGGTCGGATTCACAGGCGAATTTCAGGCCGCCTCATGGCTCAAGGGGGATCACGCCCGCGCCTTGTGGCTGGCGATCGCCCAGGCCAACCCGCTTGATCGTCCCCACGCGCGCCATGAGAAAGAACTCCTTCGCGCTCATTGGGGTGACTGGCTTGCTGCCAAGGCAGCCCTCCCACGCGGTCACGCCCGCAGCTTGGTCACCTACCTGGTCGATCACCCGGAGGATTTCCGGGGCGCTTTCGCCCGTCTCCGGTATGATGATCGCTCGATCGCCTTCTCGGCGTTTCAAAGTCATATTTGGAACCTCGCGTTGGCAAGCTGGATCCGTCACCACCTGCCAGAGACGCGGCGTTTGGAAATTCCGTTTAAACTCGGCCCGCTGCCAATCCCCCACCACCTTGACCCATTCCACGCCGAGACGCTGAACCACCTTCGCGTTCCCCTCCCCAGCGCTCGCAACCCTAAACCGGTGGGCGAATGGGCCGGCCACTTCGCCCGGGCTCTGGACCCTTTCGGCCTAACCTGGGACGATCTGCGGGTGCGGCACCTCAAGGATTTGTTCCTGTCCAAAGGGGACCGCCCTGCCCTCATCCGTCCTGAGCGGGTTCGTTTCGAGAGTCAGCCCGACGAGCTTTATCCGCGACGTTCCAAACTGATCCTCCAATTCGATCTGCCGCGGGGATCTTACGCCACGATCCTGGTTAAACGAATCACCGCCTTCGTCGAATCGCTCGAACGCGGCCGCAGCTTTACCTTGGGCCCGCCGTCCCAACCAAGCGAAACGCGGGGCGGGGATCACGACGAGCTGTCACCGCCATCCCTCCCCCAACCGCGCCGCCGACGTCCCCAACCCCGTCGCAAACGCCCCGGATTCAACCCTTTGGCCGACGACCGCTTCACCCCGTGA
- a CDS encoding Flp family type IVb pilin: protein MRLQDQFRRLHHQEEAATSIEYAVMLLLILLAVIGSIQTFGGSNNGVWGDNVQTLDDGVWSQVGIGGGGGGSGGGGS from the coding sequence ATGAGACTCCAAGACCAGTTTCGGAGGCTCCACCACCAAGAGGAGGCAGCCACCTCCATTGAATACGCCGTGATGCTTCTTCTCATCCTACTGGCCGTGATTGGTTCCATTCAAACCTTCGGCGGTAGCAACAACGGCGTCTGGGGCGACAACGTGCAGACGCTCGACGACGGCGTGTGGAGTCAGGTGGGCATTGGTGGCGGTGGCGGCGGCAGTGGTGGTGGCGGTTCGTGA
- a CDS encoding NAD(P)H-hydrate epimerase, whose translation MDESPRLRPLSRAEARNLDLRAVRELGLPTLVLMENAGRSAARWFLEDWLSQGKGNLTDHKVLILCGPGSNGGDGGVMARWLDLAGVLVRVAWVSGPVPRLPAGDAAIQRDALAKAGFDQQDWVLPEDNAKLAKSLSWCTWVVDALLGTGLTRPIDGAFRTAVEMINDSGKPVYALDLPSGLDADTGEPLGVALRATATATFVAPKLACQYKEAEEYLGEVAVLPIGLPYALLEDYIEED comes from the coding sequence ATGGATGAATCTCCCCGTCTTCGGCCTCTCAGCCGTGCTGAGGCGCGAAATCTCGATTTGCGGGCTGTGCGTGAGCTCGGCCTGCCGACACTCGTGCTTATGGAAAACGCGGGTCGCAGCGCGGCTCGCTGGTTCCTTGAAGATTGGCTCTCCCAGGGCAAGGGAAACCTCACCGATCATAAGGTGCTGATTCTGTGCGGTCCCGGCAGCAACGGCGGCGATGGCGGCGTGATGGCCCGCTGGCTTGACTTGGCCGGTGTTCTCGTTCGGGTCGCCTGGGTCTCCGGCCCGGTTCCCCGTCTGCCGGCCGGCGACGCGGCCATTCAGCGGGACGCTCTGGCCAAAGCGGGATTCGATCAGCAGGACTGGGTCCTGCCCGAGGACAACGCCAAGCTCGCCAAGTCCCTCTCCTGGTGTACCTGGGTTGTAGACGCCTTGCTCGGTACCGGCTTGACCCGACCCATCGACGGCGCGTTCCGCACCGCTGTGGAGATGATCAACGACTCCGGCAAACCGGTTTACGCCCTCGACCTGCCTTCCGGCTTGGACGCCGATACCGGTGAACCCCTAGGTGTGGCGCTGCGAGCCACCGCCACCGCCACCTTCGTCGCTCCCAAACTCGCTTGTCAATATAAAGAAGCCGAGGAGTATCTCGGCGAAGTAGCCGTCCTTCCAATCGGACTTCCCTACGCTCTTCTCGAAGACTACATCGAAGAGGACTGA
- a CDS encoding M28 family peptidase: protein MGCSPEANRSLLHPSFDGEAALADLVELCRRFGPRPAGSEPSHAQRRWIARRLESYGATLSEQPFRLRDPLDGQLLEAANLIASWKPRTRQRLLIGTHADTRPFPDLEPDPARRAQGYLGANDGGSGVALLLELARHLEGWLAQATIPLGVDLVFFDAEERVVGERGVYCLGSRHFVAHQSPQRLAAYAAAVVIDIVAAPDLTILIEPHGWIHAPQLTHDLFQAAAAVGAHGFQPRIGPAVFDDHLPLLAAGIPAALLIDIRDPAWHTAADLPQRCSAVSLAQVGHTLTHWLLQQLNDPA from the coding sequence ATGGGTTGTTCCCCGGAAGCGAATCGGTCGCTGCTTCACCCCTCTTTCGACGGCGAGGCGGCCCTGGCCGACCTCGTTGAACTCTGCCGGCGCTTCGGCCCCCGGCCCGCCGGGTCGGAACCGTCCCACGCCCAGCGCCGCTGGATCGCGCGGCGGTTGGAGTCATATGGAGCTACCCTCAGCGAACAGCCGTTCCGACTGAGAGATCCACTCGACGGACAACTCCTGGAGGCGGCCAATCTCATCGCCTCGTGGAAACCCCGGACTCGCCAACGCCTCCTCATCGGTACCCATGCCGATACCCGACCTTTCCCCGACCTCGAACCCGATCCCGCGCGACGCGCTCAAGGCTATCTCGGGGCCAACGATGGCGGCTCGGGCGTGGCGCTGTTGCTGGAACTGGCCCGCCACCTCGAGGGATGGCTGGCCCAGGCCACCATCCCGCTAGGCGTTGATCTGGTCTTCTTCGACGCCGAGGAACGTGTGGTGGGCGAGCGAGGGGTATATTGTCTGGGATCGCGGCACTTCGTCGCCCATCAATCTCCCCAACGACTCGCGGCCTACGCCGCCGCCGTGGTGATCGACATCGTGGCCGCCCCTGACTTGACCATCCTCATCGAACCCCACGGTTGGATCCACGCCCCGCAACTGACCCACGACTTGTTCCAAGCCGCCGCCGCCGTCGGCGCACACGGCTTCCAACCCCGAATCGGCCCGGCCGTCTTCGACGATCATCTGCCTCTCCTAGCCGCGGGCATCCCCGCCGCACTCCTTATCGACATCCGCGACCCCGCCTGGCACACCGCCGCCGATCTCCCCCAACGATGTTCCGCCGTCTCCCTCGCCCAAGTCGGCCACACCCTCACCCACTGGCTCCTCCAGCAACTCAATGACCCCGCGTGA